From a single Pyruvatibacter sp. genomic region:
- a CDS encoding TetR family transcriptional regulator C-terminal domain-containing protein, with translation MRRSQLANAAIAAIDAQGLDSVRLVDVARAARLTTGAVTHYLSNKDEVLLAAFDEVCARTLLRVGGTGGQTLLEQALTYLPHDEHSAREWRVFLQFWGRGVSDPVFRTRHRVAYEAISHVLRLDLEQRGVAAAPVVADAIIAAVDGVAVRVCMEPDAWPMTRMRATLAALIDPLMNAHTPSRTEMT, from the coding sequence TTGCGCCGGTCCCAGCTTGCCAATGCGGCGATTGCCGCCATTGATGCGCAGGGGCTGGACAGCGTGCGGCTGGTGGATGTGGCGCGCGCCGCCAGGCTGACCACGGGGGCTGTTACCCACTATCTCAGCAACAAGGACGAGGTGTTGCTGGCAGCTTTTGACGAGGTGTGCGCACGCACGTTGCTGCGTGTCGGCGGCACGGGTGGGCAGACGCTGCTGGAGCAGGCGCTGACATATCTGCCGCATGACGAACACAGCGCGCGCGAATGGCGCGTGTTCCTGCAGTTCTGGGGGCGTGGCGTCAGTGATCCGGTTTTCCGCACCCGCCACCGCGTTGCCTATGAGGCTATTTCACACGTGCTGCGCCTTGACCTTGAACAGCGCGGTGTCGCGGCGGCCCCCGTTGTGGCAGACGCCATTATTGCCGCCGTTGATGGCGTGGCTGTGCGCGTGTGCATGGAGCCGGACGCCTGGCCCATGACGCGGATGCGCGCCACGCTTGCAGCGCTCATTGATCCCCTCATGAATGCGCATACACCTTCCCGAACGGAGATGACCTGA